The Gossypium hirsutum isolate 1008001.06 chromosome D06, Gossypium_hirsutum_v2.1, whole genome shotgun sequence genome contains the following window.
taaaatttggaaaCTTGGAacccttgtttttcttttctttcgtgAATGGGAGAAGATAAGCATGAAaatgttttcattttctttttaattttcctaTATATACTttgattaaaaactaattaaCCTTACTGAACTAAATTAAACATACATTACTTAatcttaattataaactaattaaACAAAGTGGATTCCATCATGGAATCCCACTATCCACTATTATCAATTGATTTAATTTCTCCACTTGTCCActaacaatttaaaaatttataacaattgaacttttaccatttttacgacctagtccttataccttaattaactacctgattaaaaaaattaaatgaccaaacattaattaatatttatactaacctcataaatattaaataataatatttacgaatttaattatcaaaaataaagtTCCAAAATCACCATTTTTGATACCATTAAAAAACGAATTATTATAGGGACAAAAAGGTTGTCTAATAGAATTTGGGTAGAATAAGGTCAAGTATCTAGGTTTACATTTACCTATTGCAGGGTATTtataagagaaaagaaaggctaaTCATGGTCCCCTATCCATCAAGCTTAGGCATCATAGTAGGGTGATGAGTGTCAACTTAGGGTATTGTTGGACTTGACTTGAAAAGACCAGATGGAGGGAGATATTGGATGTGATGGTTTGATGAGTTTATGTAGGGGTCTTCTTAATATATCTTCTTTGAATCATGTGGGTACTAGGAAGGTGGTGCTTGAGTAAAGGTGAAAAGCGGTTTTAAGGACAAAGCTTGCGAGACGTGATCATCATAGGGTTGCATTATCATGATCCAAGTTAAGATGTCTAAATTGGACCTCTTGGAGTTGGGTTTTATATTAGTGGGTCTTTCATGCTTAATTTGAGATGAATATGAaagtataatataattttttaaaggattGATAGCTTTTGAAAAGTAGTAGTTTTTAAAATGAGTGAGAAGTCCTTTGAAGAGGAaaagtttttataaaaataaaatatattaaaattttaatttacattatcCCTATATATAATCattgtttaataaaatatgagacaattttagtaaaaaaatctcttcaatttctctcaatttcaaaattgagtaaattagtctATCTCAAAAAATTGGAGTAGTATAATCCCTGTCAAATTTGAAAGTAATTAATGACAATTAATAATGGGTTAATGTATTCCGtcaattgtatataattttgattggtatagtaACAAATTTAGGCTTTGATGTTTAtagatttggtcatttttgccttaattctaaaaatttcaacaCATTCAGCCTCAATATTTGCACAAATATTGTgggataaaattattaaattaggaCCGAATTGACAGAATGTGTAAactttgagggttaaatttattattataccaatcaaagtCATGAACAATTGATAGAAAACATTAATGttatgattaattgtccttagttgtacactttcaaaattgacgatgattaaattaaattaatttttcagagGGAATAATgtgctcaatttcaaaattaagagAGAGGTATTTTTACGGACATTTttataaattagtaaagataGATTATTGTGGAATCAATAAGCCCGCCCATAGGCTGCCTCTGATCTGATCATATTCAGCGGCAGCTGGACTCTGTTTTGGTCTGTGTGCTCTTTTTACTGCTAAACCATGTTTTTAAAACAGACTTATAACTAGCCTTAATGTTGGCAGATTACATATAAATCAGAATTTATGCTCCAAATGCTCATTTTGTTTTCCAAACCCTTTAGTTTGAAGGTATCAAACTCTAATCTTTGTACCAAATCACGTTGAATATTAGTCAGCTCCATATCTTAGAAGCCAAGTTATAACAGACATCATCACTAAACTTCTAATCGGAGTCAGTAGCAACAAGTCAATCTTTTCTCGGTCTAATTGTGCTTCCACTCCCTATACTCTTTAACTTTTCAAATCTAGTCTCTATGCTTTTagttcatttaaaaaattaatttccttCTATTAAAATTGAATATGTTTTATctattggaatttaatttttaaattagataCTTGAATattaaaatgtcacatattcGAATTTAACTTAAGttcattaaaatttcttttaacttttagACCAAACCAGTAGATGGAGTACATTCAAAAGCCAAAGATCTAAATAATAAGGCTCCAAAGTGAAATTtctaaaagttaaaagaaaattaacACTTTTGGGTTGAAAAGTTAACTATTTGGCTTGAAGAAAACCAAAGCTAAACGCACCCTAAAAGCATATGGATGAAAGTTTGTAAAGTTCAAAAAAGTACAGGGACTTGGGGGCAGAATTAAAAAGTAACAAGAAATTGGTGGCTTTGAAGCGATTGACAAACCCATTTATTGCCACGTATGCGGATTAGCATCTTTTACAGACcattttttatggtctaaaatttatTCTCATGCATATGCAATTTTATAGTGAGCCAAACGTTATTCTAAACCATCTTCAAAAAGGAGACCTTTAAATTAGTTGACAGAAATAATGGTCCCATAAAGCTCCTCTTCATCAATAATTGAAGACTTGTTAACAGATTTTAGCATTCAAGAGATTCCCTTTCTGGCCAACCACCTgccaaatttttcaaaaaacccTTTTTGAAATTCTTCACTCTTAACTCAAATTACATGCAAAACGATTCCTTCATGTAGAAAAAagaacaatataaatatatataacaaaacgTGCTCCACAATGTTTGCCAATACGTATTCTTACATCCATGTATATATTATACGTATAGCAATAGTCAAACAACTTTGCCTAATCTttcaaaatagagaaaaaaaaccatttttacATGTATATAAGCACGGATTGTCTCAGACTTGAGTAACATCAACTTAGCCTAATCCTTGAGAGATAGAAAGAGAGAAATCCATGGCCGGGAAAGCCAATACAATGCCGGTTATCAGTAAGCTGTATTGTTCTTCATCTCAGGTGGTGCTTGCGGTTAGGAGGAGGCCGCATGTGGTGAACGGAGGCGGTTTCGTGGTGACGGATTGTAGCCAGATGGTTGTTTTCAGGGTCGACGGTTGTGGGGTTCTGGGTACTAAAGGGGAGCTGGTCTTGAGAGATGGAAATGGGGATGCTTTGCTTCTCATACGTCGAAAggtaaatattgtatatttttcGATAACTTTAAAACAGGGATTTGAAGTTCCTTTGTATACCATCAAATTATGATAAATTCTTCAAGGCATGATCTATAGTGTGTGTGCATGCATATGAATGAATCAGTTTAAATGAATGAGCCTTGAATTTCCTCGAGTGTTTTGGATGAAAACAACTTGCATTTGCATGTTAGATGGAAAGATAAAAAGGAACATGATATGCAAGTGGATAAAGCAGGATAACATGGAATAGAAAACTGGTCATCATGATTATAACTGTGTCCTAAAGTAGTCTCCAATAGGGATGGCAAATTGGTTCAAGTAACTTTGTACAATAGAGAAGCTGGTGGGATGAGATTTATCCATGTATTAAAACTATATGTACCGCGAGGGCCGAATTCAGAAAACTTGTTTAGGGGCTTATAATTTTtgtgatagtaaaaatataagttctatcattttaataatttatatatttatattgttaaagaattaaattaaatttttatatttttagagggACAGGgtaaaattttacctttactaatttaaaattttaaaaatttaaaagacttaaatagaaaattttcttttttagggGTGTGCGGTTTGCATCTCCATTATATTAACAAACTAAAATCATATTTTGTCTCTCATTAAGTCCCTCAGGTGATGATTCTTTCTGGGCTAATTGTGCCCAAGTCCCTGTATTCTTCTTTCGTTTTGATACATTATAACTTGCGGGAAGGAATTTTATTACCAGAGTTGAAAGTGCCAACATAGAGCTTCATTTAGGTTGTTGGCTAATCCCTCTAGTTTCAATTTGAAGAATCAGTTCCTTTTACTTGTgtaatttaaaaatcaaagtcCAACTGATAACATTGTTGGTTTTCGTTAAATTTGAATACGTaacattataatattaaaaaaaatgtttaatttaaaaattaaaatgaaattgatttaaaaagaagTTAATTAATAGTGTTATCAATAGAAATTTGacttttaacttaaaataaatagagGCATTGAATTCCTAGAATTAAAAACGGGGAATAAGcttgaaaagtatagagactgGGGACAGAATTAAACTTTTGGTTTCAAATTTTTTAGCACTATGATGCATAGTGATTTTTAATAACCGAGTAGACATGGGATATATACGCACAAGCATAGGCAGGCAGGCAGGCAGATAAGCACAAATTGTATTGCTATGGGCTAAGCTAAAGCCTAATGGTTGTTGATTCCTATATTCCAGGGAGGGATGGTTGAGGCACTAAGCATACATAAAAAATGGAAAGGCTACAGTTTCGACTACGAAGGATCACAAAAGTTGGTTTTCACTTTAAAGGAGCCAGCCCGTCCATGCCTATCCAATAACAATGCCATCAGAATCTCCACTGAACCAAAAAGCAGCAGCAAGCAGTGTGAGTATGAGATCAATGGTTATTTCCCTGACAGAAAATGCAGCATCATTGATTCCACAGGCAACCTTGTCGCTCAGGTAGTATACTTCATTTAATATAACATGGTATCAAGTTTAGTTTTGTTCTAAATCATAAGTTTACGTACAGGTTGGAGTAAAGAAGGAAGTAGAGGAGTTGATGGCAAGTAAAGATGTTTATCAAGTAGTGGTAAAACCTGGGGTTGATCAAGCTTTTGTTTTTGGAGTCATTGCTGTTCTTGATTACATTTACGGTGAATCTACCAGGTGCTGATTGAGGGATTTCTGTAAACCCCCAAAGTAGAAGTTAAATTTGTTGGTTTGGGTTCCATTTGGATGACTAGATTTGGAATGAATTAAGCTGCAAATTCCTCTTTATTTTAGGATCTGTAATCCTTAGcatgtatataaaataataacttaGAATAATATTAAAGATTTGTGGCTATCTTTTCTGTTTGTTTTTCTCCGCTTATATTAGTATAGCCTAGGAATGCAGCAACAATAAATTTAAGGAAGAATCCTATGCTATTCGCCTCTGCCCAACTAACTTGACAAACAGTCAAATGAAGTAATAGAAATGAAGAATTGGATGGTAAATGGCTTCATCTTTGAACGGGAACAATTCTATCTCTCTTTACAttccaaatttaatcaaaatttgaaaatgtcAAGGAGTGAAAGCTAAACTTTCTGATGGAAAAAGAAGCTTCCTTTTAGAACATAAGACAAATGTTTATGAAATTCTCACGGCAAGCAACTAGCAAATGAATACGCTTGATTCCTTCCATCAATCAAACGCAAACTTCCTTTTTTTCTCTAACAAGAAAACCCTCCTCAACAAAATCAATGGAGTTCATGAACAAGGTAATCAGATCGGCGAAATTTACAACAAGGATAATTGATTTATAACAAGGCAAAACACAATTACTATACGATTCAAGAACAGGGAATACTGGTAGAGAACACAAATTACAGAAAAATACTATGCTAG
Protein-coding sequences here:
- the LOC107901055 gene encoding protein LURP-one-related 6, translated to MAGKANTMPVISKLYCSSSQVVLAVRRRPHVVNGGGFVVTDCSQMVVFRVDGCGVLGTKGELVLRDGNGDALLLIRRKGGMVEALSIHKKWKGYSFDYEGSQKLVFTLKEPARPCLSNNNAIRISTEPKSSSKQCEYEINGYFPDRKCSIIDSTGNLVAQVGVKKEVEELMASKDVYQVVVKPGVDQAFVFGVIAVLDYIYGESTRC